The region CTCGACTGCAGCGACAGCGACGTCATAGAATAAAGGCGACGTCTGAATAGCTCGCACTCGTCCAGCACCAGACCAGTCATAGCACTCACGTGATAGGCCCGCGTCACATGACTCACCTCCTCCGACGGTTCCGCCACCACGCGGCGACTGAAGCAACCGCGAGGGTGAGCGATTGTAGGCAGATGGAAACCACATATTCTATGACCACATCGCGAATGGACGCAACGTCGGCCGGGCCTGCGCTGTAGTGGCCACCAAAAAGCGACTGAGTGGTGGACCAGTGTGCGCCGGATGCGAGTCGTTTGCATAGTTACCTACGAAGTGCACATTTCCTTCGtttgtctttcctttttttatttattatcttTGTTTAAACCCTCCAGGCCAGGACATTGCGtgtgtccacccgttacaaaggggctgGCCGCTACTAAATCATCAGGTCAATAAACGTGCTGAAAGGCGTTCTCGCACTCCCCCAATAACAAAAAATTGATAGATGTTAAAGATCAGTAATATTTGCCAGATATCTTCCTGCTTGGGGACAATTGAATGTAATGCAATTGCTGTGGTACGATGGTCCTCTAGAACAAGATTTAAATAAATCATCAGGGTTCGCACTCAAGGATCTTTCTGGAGCAGTATGCGTTGGCGCATTTCGAAATATCCGATATCCACGTTCACAACGTACGTGCTAGGTGGTGTATTCACAAGCATTTTGCAACCGACGAAAGTCTGTGCTTGCAGTGACACTGCATGCATGCACCGTGAAAAGCTTGAATGATCGTGCACAACAAACGAAACTTCTTCAGGGTGGTACAGCTTGGCTTTATTTGCGTCACTTTAAAATAGAAACACCCAATGACACAACATCTCAACAGGTAGGGGCACAGACGTTTTTCCTCCTGAACTCTTTGCGGTGACATTGACACAGCAACCAAATGTTGAGAAACAGGGTAACCAAAAACTGAGCCAGGAGCTTTTTCCCAGCTGGGGGCCAGCATGCGTGCTGCTGCTCTTCAGAGGCCCTGCCAAGCAGCCATAGTTATTTCTTCTTCTGGGCCTTCTCAGCAGCCTTGGTGACCTTGCCACCTGATGCTTCCTTGGGTTTGACAGACTTGATGACACCGACAGCAACCGTTTGCCTCATGTCACGGACAGCAAAACGACCCAGGGGCGGGAAGTCGGTGAAGGTCTCCACGCACATGGGCTTGGAAGGCACCAGGTCGATGATGGCAGCATCACCAGACTTGATGAACTTGGGGTTGTCTGCAAAGACAAAATGAGAAGACTCATGAGAACCTTCTGCACAATAATCAAACCACAACACGCCATACCTTCTAGCTTCTTGCCAGAACGACGGTCGCACTTTTCCTTGATCTCCCTGAACTTGCAGGCAATGTGAGCTGTGTGGCAGTCCAACACAGGCGTGTAGCCGTTGGCGATCTGGCCGGGATGGTTCAGCACAATAACCTGGGCGGTGAACTCCTCCGTGGACTTGGGCGGGGTGTCCTTTGAGTCTCCGCACACATAGCCTCGGCGCAGCTCTTTCACAGACACGTTCTTGACGTTGAAGCCGACGTTGTCACCGGGCACGGCTTCGACGAGGGCCTCGTGGTGCATCTCCACGGACTTGACCTCAGTGGTCAGGTTGGCAGGGGCAAAGGTGACGACCATGCCGGGCTTGAGGACACCGGTTTCCACACGGCCGACGGGTACCGTGCCAATACCACCAATCTTGTAGACGTCCTGCAGGGGAAGACGGAGGGGCTTgtccgtgggccgggtcggaggcTCCATCGCGTCGAGGGCCTGAAGAAGGGTCTTGCCCTCAGACTTGCCAGACTTGCGCTCAATAGACCACCCCTTGTACCAGGGCATGTTCTGGCTAGGCTCGAGCATGTTGTCACCGTTCCAGCCAGAGATGGGCACAAACGGAACAGTAGCAGGGTTGTAGCCAATCTTCTTGATGTAGGCAGACACTTCCTTCTGGATTTCCTCGAAACGGCTCTGAGAGAAGGGTGGCTCTGTGGTATCCATCTTGTTCACGCCGACAATCATCTGCTTCACGCCAAGGGTGTAAGCCAGCAGGGCGTGCTCTCGGGTCTGGCCGTTTTTGGAGATACCAGCCTCGAACTCACCGGTACCGGCAGCCACAATCAGCACAGCACAGTCAGCCTGCACAAACACACACGTTCGTCAAACTCCGGAAAGCAATATTCAGGGGCCAATCCGGCCACTAAATTGAAAAATGCGCAAGATACACGTGAACGAACCTGCGATGTTCCTGTGATCATGTTTTTGATGAAATCACGATGTCCGGGAGCATCAATGACAGTCACGTAGTACTTGGGCGTCTCGAACTTCCAGAGGGTGATATCGATGGTGATACCACGTTCACGCTCGGCCTTCAGCTTGTCCAACACCCACGCATACTTGAAGGAACCCTTGCCCATCTGCACAGAGGAAAGAACACACCGGCGGACATGTTAACGACCCGAGTCGACCACGCCGGCCGGCGCGCCGGGCAATATGGCGAACACGCGACGCCAGCAGAAGCACTCATGCAAGGGTTAGAAACTGCGGAAAAGAACTCGACAAGTCACTGACCTCCTGGGCTTCCTTCTCGAACTTCTCGATGGTACGCTTGTCGATGCCACCGCATTTGTAGATCAAGTGTCCGGTAGTCGTAGACTTTCCGGAATCGACGTGGCCGATGACGACGATGTTAATGTGGGTCTTTTCCTTTCCCATGGTCGCGGTTTTTGCGTGTCCCTGTCTGGAAATAAAACGCAACAGCCGCGCAACGGCAAATGCAAGTGTTAGCGAGAAGCCGCGCAATGACCGTCAAAGTGATCCACCACCCCACGCCCCAGAACACAGCCGGCGCCAGACAAAAGCACGTCGGAATGGCGTGCGGCCAAAATGGCGACCGAAGATTCATTACCACGAGGCGTCAAATAATAATCAACTACCAATATTACGCTTTACACGAACGACAGAAGCAGTATAACTAAATGCAGGCAAAATTAAGGGTCGGATCTCGGAAAACTCGGAGCACGTAGGAAAAGAATCAACCGGCTCCAACACGAAGGGCCTATCAGAGCGCCATGATTAACCGTTTCACCGGCAACCCTATGAACTGTGAAGCCTTTAGACGCGCTAAAATACACCACATGGGTTAAAATACTGCTAAAGGACGTAAGAGAAACCATCAGGCTACAAAATCCCCCCAAATTTTCTTACGGATGACACTTGCGAACGCCAAAATCGTGCGGATGAAAAGCAGCCGCAACTCACCAACACAACCGACGGAGAGCGAAGAGGAATGACGGCGATGGGTCACGTGCTATATATCGACTTGCATATGACGTCACTAAAAACTCTTAAAAAGTATTTTTTTGTTACAATCTTAATATTTTTATTATAATAAAATTACAAAatatttattgtttgtttttgtaAAAATTAAAGTTATGTTTAGTTTCAATTATTTGTCTGCGGACTTAAGTTTTGCACATGTGATGGCGGCGTACATGTCGTTCATTTATTGATCCGACGCCCAGTTTATTCTCAATATGGCAATGAATAAAGTCATTAATACCGTTAAATTTATGTTAGGCGCCAGGTTTCCAAGCCAGGCAAGTTTCACATTTGTTCAGCTTGACCTTCACTCTTTGCTTGACACCTCTCCTGAGTCGTAGACGCCGTGTGGCTCAGCCCTATCGCCGCTCATGAGCGCATCGGAAGATGCGTCTTGAGAGTTCGACTTGCCTCTCGATAAAATTTTCTTTCGAAACTTGTCGCAAGTGTTTTATTGCGTTCCAGTGATGGGATATACACGTTCTAACAGCTTTTATTCTCACTTAAACTGCGTACAACGCAGTTGTACACTTTTTCTTGCAGCCAAGTTAATGATCCACTTGCTACGCTTTGCAGAATGCCACGCCACTGGGGACCTTAATGCCCTGTCGAAACATGTACACCGACTGGCGAATGGCTCGAGACGCCAAGAGGAGAAGAACGGTCAAAGAGTACGCGCGTCTGAGGTTAAATATCAACTCCATGAGAAAGAATGACATCCTGCCGAAAAGTTTGCAGGTACTGTGGCACTTGTTCTGTCTTAGCCGCAGTGTGACcgatggaactttttttttttttttatttgtacgtATTGGCCACGCCCGCATTGTGTTGTGAACGACGcgttcgtggaaaaaaaaaaatgaagtaatcCATGCTTGGCGCTAACAGTACCGTCTCGGCGTTTGTTTCAGGTAAGGCTTTCGTGAGAACCGTGTAATCTCAATAATATTGCCGTCTTAGGGCCTTATTACCGTGCGAATAACGAAGTTTGGTGCGGAGTAAGTGGAGCAGACGGTATTATTGACTTTCGGAAAGGCCGCCGCCCCCTCGCTTTCTTTTTTCCGCCGCCGCAGACGCTTCTCTCGTGGCGGTCTGTCGGCTGACGCGGCTCGCCACGTGAGACACGGATGTGCAAGCGTAGTACGCTGTCGTTCCGCGAAACGTTTATTCGGTTTGACAATCAAGCGGCACCGGCGTTACCGCGTCGTTGTTAAACCGCTGTGATACGCCGCACTACTAATGCATTGTGAAGCTAGCGTgctgccaaaaaagaaaagaacggagACACATATTAAACTCTCCATTCATTGCGGATCGCTGTGGGTGACCACGTGTGAACCTGGGGACGCATTCCCGGATGGtcactttcagtgcgcgctgATTGACTGgctgagcactacgtcacgcgaaagaGATAGTATCGCCGAAAATGATCGGCCGAGAATAGGCACCTTGAAGAAAACGGATGCGTTCCCATCGTCATCTGGTGTtcccattgaaaaaaaaattttttttttcaattcccgAGACGCCCAAGTGACAGGTGACAAACGCTGTCAACGGCCGTTTGCTAGCCGCTCATTTTGTTTGAATGAAACAGGCCAGTAAAGGTGTTTCTAGAAGCTCGTAGTGGTCGCTTATGAACATTGCAAAGTCATTGACTAAAGAAGGCAAACGAGCTATGGAAGCCATCAAGGTCATCCGACAACTAAGATGAAGGGGAAGAAGCCCGTGATCTTTTAAAACATAACACAGCACATCGCTCTCACAAATAAAGGAAGCACAAGCTAGCATATTTATTTcttggtgggaaaaaaaagatAACTTTTTACATGTACGAAGATAGAGTAGCCAGGCACCAGCACTGACTCTGTCTCCATCCATGTAAAAagttgcagctttttttttttttttttttatgtgtcatGATTAAGAGGCTCAAACTTGTAAGCGtgagaagccggtcacgtggtagaagTAGAGAGGGGAATTGCAACTGACAGCGGTTCAGAGCAGACCgccgtcagttgcactatatgtgtgtgtgtgtgcacgctgGCACACTTTGCTCCTCAGAGAGGCAAGACACGTGTCCAGTGAACTCCTGAACAACACATTGCAATGTGGTGAATTCTGTTTAAATTATGTAttcgggacctcaaagaggtgcgccATAATGCCGCCGAATGCATTTctcttgcatttaccgctaaatcgccactgaatttttttctatgtATCTATACCAACTCAGCCAACTGTTACTCTCATAAACATGTTTATTTCTCAGCCAAACCTTACAAAATAGTGTCCTGCACACACAAGCAGCACTCACGGAATAAACTTTCAAGAGGCCAAAGGGATTGCTTGCTTTTGAAAAATGATGCAAGCCTTCACCGATACAGTTAAAGAAGAATGAAATTCAGTTATGCAAGCTCCTGACCTTTGTGCAATGCTTTAGGGCGTGGTCACAGCCGTGCAAGTAACACATGGACACTCAAAGAATTCTCCTGAAACAGGCTGTTAGTGAAAACATCATTGAAAACATCTTCACTCAACCAAGAATGTCCTCAAGCACTTGCTTAATCCCATTTCCTGCTGTACTATTACAGAACATTATTACCAGCTGCGGTgactcagttagctaaggcattgcgctgctgagcacgaggttgctggatcgaatcccggccgcagcggccgcatttcgatagaggcggaatgcaagaacgcccgtgtgcttgcgttgtagtgcacgttaaagaaccccaggtggtcaaaattaatccggagccttccactacggcgtgcctcataatcagaactggttgtggcacgtaaaaccccagaaagaagtattaCAGAACAGATATTAATAAAAGACACAGCAAAGAAGACAAGCCAGATTGGTCGGGGTTTAGTGACTAAGAAATTGCTTGAAACAAGCCATTACATCCACAACACATTTACCGCCTCCACGTGTGTCGATGCGATTGTGTCTAGGGGATATTCTGTCCAAATAAATTTTAGTGACTAGTGTAAGCTTGCTAGGTTAATTAAGTAGAATTTTGTTGAGTGCCTGCATGTTTACGACCATTTTCTGAAGCATGTGATGACTGTCAGGATCTCGCATAACTGCATTTGTTTCTTTGCCAACTGTACCAAACTACCAATGTATGACCTGTGCTTCATAGCTCCAGCAAATGCCAGCTGCATGATCTTATTCTGTACTGGGTCTGCATTCTGTTGGCACTAGAACTGGGCATCGACGAAAAACCTTAGGCCAATAGATTGGAGCATTTTAATTAATTGTTTAATCAGATTTTGGGATTTACATCCAAGAGCTAATGAATAAACTTCAAACAAAAAACAAACCATGCTGTTTAAAAAGACAGTTGCTTTTAACCCATTACCGCTCAGGGGCAGATCCAGAGCAGCCTCCATGGGGGGCCCTGATCAAAATATACAGAAAAAGAGGGGTGAGTGGGTGGGGGGGTGTTGGTTGGTCGATTGCTGCATGCTATGCTTAGTACAGTCATTGCTAAAGTGCCAGCATTCTCGGGAGTGACCCAgcctcccccccgccccccttctgGATCTGCCAGTGTTAGCATCCAGCGTACTTTTTTAAAGTACAGCAACACAACATATTGTTTTTTCTAGGATACCATTTTGCTAAAGAAGGCCTTGCCAAGAGTAccacattgtagttttttctCAGCTGTTTGATGTCTTTGATTCATTCATCACTAAACTTGGAGATAGGCTGAACATGGCAGGTACTGCTCTGCGTGCAGCTTGTTCATTGTTTATGAAGCATAGGGTTTGCTTCAGGAACCTGATTTTCGTGTGAAAGTTTTTTAGAAAAGAATCCCGTAAAGTATGAATGCATATTGTTGCATTTAGTAAGCATGTTTATAGTGTTGCAAGAAAAGGAATGCAGGTGTACTTTATAGAGTACGCTGGCCTCATGTGTGTGCTAGAACAGCTTGATTGTTTTCAAAGCACATATGACGTTTTTCGACACATGGcaacaaaatattttttgctGGCTCCTAAAACTTCAGAGACTGTACATGTACAAAGAGAGAACAAGGATCTCATCAGCATTGTTATTATTCCTATTGGTCCCTTTTTCCTGCTGACAAAGATGTCAATGCTCTTGTCTTCACAGTGAATAAAATGGCAAACATTGTTACAGTAAGTAAAGataaatgaaaaacaatataGATAGAAGTATTTTCTACAGATAGAGAGAATTTATGCGTGATTTTGACAAAAATTGGAAAATAAGTggaaggaaagagaaaatgacaaAGGCAATGCATGTTCCTCTGCCAAGCGAGATTAGCTATGCAATAAGAGTAAGGTAACCCTTAATCTGGACCCAGAAGACTCATAAGAAAATACTAATGGAGATGTTAACAAGCAAAGGATGCGATAGGTTTCTCATGCAAGAAATCAAATGTCATTGCAAGAAAGACCACCATGTTGTATATTTCAACCACCATTGAACAGAATGATGAATACTTCATTATTGTATGCCTGCATTCATCATGAAATTTCATGTCTTCATTTTTCCAAATAGAATATGACTGTGTAAGTCTGGGAAAGCAACATCAAAGCCGCTCCTTGTGTTGCCTGCTGTAGTCATATGTCATGCATACTTAAATTGTAAAACAACTTCATAACAAAGAATAATTGCCACTAAAATGCAAATTGTGCCATCAGCAGACTAAGTGGGCATATATGAAGTTTGACTTGACTCTTCGTTCTATGCGTTTCTGTTTTATGAAGTTCCAAAATATAACATACCTTTTAGGACCTTCGTCAGGCTTTGCTCCCGTGAAGCCACAGCGAACTTCATAAACTTCATACGGTGTACTTCATAAAGTGCGCCGTTGCATTTAACAAATAAAGCACAATAATTAAAACTCTCACAATGTGTTAACAGTGTGAATAAAATGTTTCGgtaaaacaaaaaaatcaatgAAATCTGGTTTGTAGATTTTTTCTTGTGCCTTAATGGGTTACTATCACGTCAGCGGCACCTTTCGTATCAAAGCTTATCAAACTCACACTGATGCAGTCATCCAAGTTCAGTTGCAGTGAGGTTATTCGCTTGACCACTTGCTTGAAGTATGCGTGCATAGGCAGGTTTTGACTGCATATACATGCAGGTGTTCTAACATTGTAGCTCAGCCTGTACACATTCCGTTCCTTGCTGTTGAGAAAGCGAAGAGAGATGTAGGTGCTGACATTTGCCTGTTTTTTCTCATGTGACTGATTAAACGCAATCAGAAAAATATTGCGATTAAAGCTTTGCTAAATTAATCGGACTTTAAAGTGAAATCACGAGCCTTAGTTGGCACTTATGTTCTGCATTTTGGGCACACCCTTGAGTAAAGGTGCACTCATCTCGGGTAACATGAAAAAAATTTGTCTGCATCAACGCGTTGACATTAGTTTGCCCAACTAATGACATGGCAGCATCATAATGGTTGAAATGCAGATGAAAAAGCTTGCACATTATTGATGTTCTGTCACATCAGCTGGCAGATGTAGAGTACTCTTCTTGAAGGGAACACCTAATTTGTATTCAGACCAGCATAACTTCAGTGTGCAATCAACTTCATAAAGAAAGTGCTTGATGTTGCATGTTAAGTAAACCTAATAGCCTTTAAGTGAAAGCTGAGCTGTGATCGCACCCAAAATACTAACTTTGTTTTCTCATTAACGGTAGCCCATACTGCACATACATACAACCTCAAAGTTTCTAATACTGTCTCCACCTGGAACAACAGTTAGGGCACTGTTTACTATGCAAATTAAAACCTTTGTGAATGGCAGGATTTTCCAGCTCGATGGGCAACATCACCCTATTTagcaaactcttttttttttccccctttctgcCAGAGCTAAATAAGCTAAGCCTGCACAGGGGTGTCAAACATGCAGGCTACAGACCTCTTTTGTGAGGCCCAGATGGCCCAGCTGAAGTTTCAGCCCCTCCCTCCTTTTTGAAGTTCTCAAAGCCCTATAACAGCTTGCCCTTTCTCACAAAatactttaaaggggccctgaatcacCTTTTGAACATGGTAAGAGAATGTTGCTCATCTGTTAACAAACCTCCTGTGAACacgtgagccaaatattattgcattgcatgcagcagggaattcacaatctcgtgtcaaaagcagtgaaaaatcgcttgctctcgcttctgCAATGTCATCATGCAGCATCATTGCAAGCAGCTGGACTCACAACAGCTATTGACTGATTTCGTGAttgcgagaacattctcagtaatacaattATAGGTCATTTGAGTTGAGTAAATGAAAGATATATATGTCTTCAATCTCGAAAAGACAGAAAAACCATTTCACCTTTGCACACTGCCGGTCTACACACGGCAGTTGCTGCATCTGCTGTGCTAGGGCCTCCGAGAGGAAAAGTGTTGTATAGATACCGGGGCTGCCACATGCCGTCTCGCCAAACCGTTCAACCTTTGGGCGGGGCATTGCTCTCTTGCGCACCCGCGCCGTCTcacctgtgtagcttccagcgctaGTGGAAATGAAAGAAGAGAGAAAGCCACTGATCGGTCCGATAACTACGCCTAACTTCACTTGTGCTTGAAGAAATTGAAAAATTTTGCGGCAGGACATTCATGAGGTAACATTATTTAATAGTGATGTCATTCTGTGATTAGTTAGAAaaatgtttcagggcccctttaatgcagCCTACTGGAAATCGTGTGCTTTCTTGGTCGGTACCTACCTTGAGTTTGAGATGCCTGGTCTACGGGGTGTTTTTATTTAGCTGCTCcaaatttttcttcaattgcctgtggcagatagcacaattctaaccattgatctaaattactcgatgaagcggccattacttctagTAGAAATCAAAATACTGAAtggaataattaacataattatgctaatgaACTTTTGCATTAATTACTTTATAGCACATGTTTCAATTTAAAACTTGTAGTTAGcgagtatgcaaggcatatcg is a window of Dermacentor silvarum isolate Dsil-2018 chromosome 4, BIME_Dsil_1.4, whole genome shotgun sequence DNA encoding:
- the LOC119450424 gene encoding 28S ribosomal protein S14, mitochondrial, which translates into the protein MAMNKVINTVKFMLGARFPSQNATPLGTLMPCRNMYTDWRMARDAKRRRTVKEYARLRLNINSMRKNDILPKSLQEIADKEIAALPLNSCYTRFHGRCVITSRARGFVRPWRVSRIMFRHLADYNYLSGVQRAMW
- the LOC119450423 gene encoding elongation factor 1-alpha, which codes for MGKEKTHINIVVIGHVDSGKSTTTGHLIYKCGGIDKRTIEKFEKEAQEMGKGSFKYAWVLDKLKAERERGITIDITLWKFETPKYYVTVIDAPGHRDFIKNMITGTSQADCAVLIVAAGTGEFEAGISKNGQTREHALLAYTLGVKQMIVGVNKMDTTEPPFSQSRFEEIQKEVSAYIKKIGYNPATVPFVPISGWNGDNMLEPSQNMPWYKGWSIERKSGKSEGKTLLQALDAMEPPTRPTDKPLRLPLQDVYKIGGIGTVPVGRVETGVLKPGMVVTFAPANLTTEVKSVEMHHEALVEAVPGDNVGFNVKNVSVKELRRGYVCGDSKDTPPKSTEEFTAQVIVLNHPGQIANGYTPVLDCHTAHIACKFREIKEKCDRRSGKKLEDNPKFIKSGDAAIIDLVPSKPMCVETFTDFPPLGRFAVRDMRQTVAVGVIKSVKPKEASGGKVTKAAEKAQKKK